One window of the Natrinema sp. CBA1119 genome contains the following:
- a CDS encoding histone deacetylase: MQFGYSELCLAHDPGSRHPESPDRLRAIRERLKKKHGVTYVESDPCELDAMAAVHDREYLESVREFCADGGGSWDPDTAAVEETWDAACQSAGLACWAAEAALEGNTGRDTPFSIGRPPGHHAVYDDAMGFCFVNNAAVAAQYALDHDAYDIDRVAILDWDVHHGNGTQDIFYDRGDVFFASIHEQGLYPGTGDVDETGEGDGDGTTMNVPMPAGTDDREYLAAVDGPITAAFTAFDPDLILISAGFDAHRHDPISRIRLSTEAYALMSDRVRSLAADTDAALAFVLEGGYGLDVLADSVALVHETFDGREPIEPDDEPGDNAESALEDVLEAHDLDVDLNDI; this comes from the coding sequence ATGCAGTTCGGCTACAGCGAGCTCTGTCTCGCACACGATCCCGGTTCGCGCCACCCGGAGTCGCCGGACCGGTTACGGGCGATCCGGGAACGGCTAAAGAAGAAACACGGCGTCACATACGTCGAGAGCGACCCGTGCGAACTCGACGCGATGGCGGCCGTCCACGACCGCGAGTACCTCGAGTCCGTTCGAGAGTTCTGTGCCGACGGCGGCGGGAGCTGGGATCCCGATACCGCCGCCGTCGAGGAAACCTGGGACGCGGCCTGCCAGAGCGCCGGCCTTGCCTGCTGGGCCGCCGAGGCGGCGCTCGAGGGCAATACAGGACGTGACACGCCCTTCTCGATTGGGCGACCGCCGGGCCACCACGCGGTCTACGACGACGCGATGGGGTTTTGCTTCGTCAATAACGCTGCCGTCGCCGCCCAGTACGCCCTCGATCACGACGCGTACGACATCGACCGGGTGGCGATCCTCGACTGGGACGTCCACCACGGCAACGGGACGCAGGACATATTCTACGACAGGGGCGACGTGTTCTTCGCTTCGATCCACGAGCAGGGGCTCTACCCCGGGACCGGCGATGTCGACGAGACCGGTGAGGGCGACGGCGACGGGACGACGATGAACGTTCCGATGCCGGCCGGTACCGACGACCGGGAGTATCTGGCCGCCGTCGACGGGCCGATCACCGCCGCATTCACCGCGTTCGATCCCGATCTCATCCTCATCAGCGCGGGTTTCGACGCCCATCGCCACGATCCCATCTCGCGGATCCGGCTCTCGACAGAGGCCTACGCGCTGATGAGCGACCGCGTTCGGTCCCTCGCCGCTGACACCGACGCCGCGCTGGCGTTCGTCCTCGAGGGCGGCTACGGACTGGACGTGCTCGCCGACAGCGTGGCACTCGTCCACGAGACCTTCGACGGTCGCGAACCGATCGAACCCGACGACGAACCCGGCGACAACGCCGAATCAGCCCTCGAGGACGTGCTCGAGGCCCACGATCTCGACGTTGACCTGAACGATATCTGA